The DNA window CCGACGTGTCTACGTTGCTGAAGTGGTGGCAGACAATGTGCGCTTCCTGGAATCGCCCCGTGAGGGATCCCGTTCAGATATGGGGACCGGCGGCCAGAATGAGACCCGATTTGATAACGACCCCTTCGCCAATGACGCAGAACCCATTGACATCTCAGAAGACGATCTGCCATTCTAAAATTCAACATTGAAGGAGGGAGTACGATGGCTCGCAAAGGTCGCGCTAAACGCCGTAAAGTATGTTACTTTACTGTCAATAAAATTGAAAAGATCGATTATAAAGACGTTGACCTGTTGAAAAAGTTTATCAGTGAGCGCGGTAAAATTTTACCTCGCCGTGTGACTGGCACATCCGCTAAGTATCAGCGGCAATTAACCAGAGCAATCAAACGTGCCCGTCAAATGGCACTCTTGCCATATACGATCGATTAGTGGCTGTTAAATAAACGGGAACCCCGCCTTGTATAGGCTCGGGGTTCCTCTCTTTTTTGCCTTCACCGGCCGTTTCCATTATAATTGATAAAGCTATGATCTGTTTTTCCGGCATCGCTTATGAATCTTCCTCGGAAGTTGTCATGCATTAGGAGTGAATGGGATGAAATCAGCATCAAGTACACAGCGTTTAGTTCAAGGGGCCTTAATGGCAGCCTTATATATGGTTTTATTTCTCATTACCGTTTATGTCCCGTTTTTGGGATTTATCAGTTTATTCTTTTTGCCTTTGCCGTTTATTGTGCATCACTTGCGCTTTGGCTTAAAAAGTGGTGCTTTGGTGGGCGGTGTCTGCCTGTTCCTGTCTCCGCTTTTAGCTCCTTTACCGGCTCTGTTTCTCACGCTGGTGGCTGTTTCGGCAGGGCTGGTAATGGGGTATTATTATGGTGAGAAAAAGTCTCCTTTTTTGCCGCTGTTGGCCGGCATGTTAACTTACCTTGCCAATTACGTGCTCGCTTTTCTGGTTACCTATTTTGTCTTTAATTTGAACATGATAGACGTTTTGCAGCAGATGA is part of the Caldalkalibacillus uzonensis genome and encodes:
- the rpsR gene encoding 30S ribosomal protein S18; translated protein: MARKGRAKRRKVCYFTVNKIEKIDYKDVDLLKKFISERGKILPRRVTGTSAKYQRQLTRAIKRARQMALLPYTID